In one Agathobacter rectalis ATCC 33656 genomic region, the following are encoded:
- a CDS encoding ABC transporter ATP-binding protein has translation MNAILQVENLTKQYADFKLDHVSFSVPKGTIMGLIGENGAGKSTTINAILDLIHKDDGTVTFWGQELSSTKQIKEDVGVVFDGINFYETLTPAKVGKIAGAAYKQWDGHLFQDYLKRFQLPADKEIKSLSKGMKMKLCIAVALSHNPKLLILDEATSGLDPVMRDDILDVFLEFVQDENHSILMSSHITTDLEKVADYITFIHQGKVLFCKTKDELRYNYGIIRCGAALFDQLDKAEILAYRKDDYQWNVLVADKEKARRKYKNAVVDDATIDDILLLYVKGEQAK, from the coding sequence ATGAACGCTATTTTGCAGGTTGAGAACTTGACAAAGCAATACGCCGATTTCAAGTTAGACCATGTTTCGTTTTCGGTTCCGAAAGGAACAATCATGGGGCTTATTGGCGAAAATGGAGCCGGAAAAAGCACAACTATCAATGCTATTCTTGATTTAATTCATAAAGATGATGGAACAGTTACTTTTTGGGGGCAGGAATTATCGTCCACAAAACAAATCAAAGAGGATGTTGGCGTAGTGTTTGACGGAATTAACTTCTATGAAACGCTCACTCCGGCCAAAGTCGGGAAAATTGCTGGTGCTGCCTACAAACAGTGGGACGGCCATCTGTTTCAAGACTATCTAAAGCGGTTTCAACTTCCAGCGGATAAGGAAATTAAATCTCTGTCCAAGGGAATGAAGATGAAGTTGTGTATTGCCGTCGCCCTTTCCCATAACCCCAAGCTACTGATTTTGGACGAAGCGACAAGCGGCCTCGACCCTGTAATGCGTGATGATATTCTTGATGTATTTCTTGAATTTGTTCAGGACGAAAATCATTCCATTTTGATGTCCTCGCATATCACAACAGATTTAGAAAAAGTCGCAGATTACATTACATTTATCCATCAGGGCAAGGTTCTTTTTTGTAAAACGAAAGATGAACTTCGTTATAACTATGGTATTATCCGCTGTGGCGCAGCACTGTTCGACCAGCTCGATAAAGCGGAAATTCTGGCTTACCGCAAAGATGATTATCAATGGAATGTGCTGGTAGCTGACAAGGAAAAAGCCCGGAGAAAATATAAAAATGCCGTAGTGGACGACGCAACAATCGACGATATTCTGCTGCTGTATGTGAAAGGAGAGCAAGCAAAATGA
- a CDS encoding plasmid mobilization protein produces the protein MRKRYNTPHRSRVVKTRMTEEEYAEFAERLSACNMSQAEFIRQAITGAAIRPIITVSPVNDELLAAVGKLTAEYGRIGGNLNQIARTLNEWHSPYPQLAGEVRAAVSDLAALKFEVLQKVGDAVGNIQTYQL, from the coding sequence ATGCGAAAACGATACAACACGCCGCACCGCAGCCGGGTAGTCAAGACACGCATGACCGAGGAAGAATACGCCGAGTTTGCGGAAAGGCTTTCTGCCTGCAACATGAGCCAAGCCGAGTTTATCCGGCAAGCCATAACCGGGGCAGCCATACGCCCCATCATAACCGTTTCCCCCGTCAATGACGAGCTGCTTGCCGCTGTCGGGAAGCTGACCGCCGAATACGGCAGGATCGGCGGCAACTTAAACCAGATAGCCCGGACGCTGAACGAGTGGCACAGTCCCTACCCGCAGCTTGCCGGGGAAGTACGGGCGGCGGTTTCCGACCTTGCTGCCCTAAAGTTTGAAGTCTTGCAGAAAGTGGGTGATGCTGTTGGCAACATTCAAACATATCAGCTCTAA
- a CDS encoding sigma-70 family RNA polymerase sigma factor — translation MTEYEAYQEHIRYTHDTYCRIVIRHASFDAARMLAARWKREISLEYLTEEKFVQLSTTDEYFQVPDYGETYPFSVRGQTILLDSCSLAAALARLPEQTQEEIFLYYFQHLTQKEIGEQSGWTRSTIGRHIRLALKRLKEEMEVLSHE, via the coding sequence ATGACTGAATACGAAGCCTATCAAGAACATATCCGCTATACCCATGATACCTATTGCCGGATTGTTATTCGCCATGCGTCCTTTGACGCTGCCCGTATGCTGGCGGCGAGATGGAAACGGGAAATCTCCCTTGAATATCTGACCGAAGAAAAGTTTGTCCAACTAAGCACCACAGACGAGTATTTTCAAGTGCCGGACTATGGCGAAACTTATCCGTTCTCTGTCCGGGGGCAGACGATACTTTTAGATAGCTGTTCTCTTGCGGCTGCTCTTGCCCGATTGCCGGAACAGACGCAGGAAGAAATCTTTTTGTACTACTTTCAGCACTTGACGCAGAAAGAAATCGGAGAACAAAGCGGCTGGACACGCAGCACAATCGGGCGGCATATACGGCTTGCCTTGAAGCGGCTAAAAGAGGAAATGGAGGTGCTGTCCCATGAGTAA
- a CDS encoding DUF6440 family protein produces MGSRRFEITETAGSVKGFYVVVDRETGVNYLVAKFGTGGGICPLIDKDGKPIISE; encoded by the coding sequence ATGGGAAGCAGAAGATTTGAAATTACTGAAACCGCAGGAAGTGTGAAAGGCTTTTATGTGGTAGTGGACAGAGAAACCGGGGTCAATTACCTTGTGGCAAAGTTTGGAACTGGCGGGGGTATTTGTCCCTTGATTGACAAAGACGGAAAACCGATTATCAGCGAGTAG
- a CDS encoding helix-turn-helix domain-containing protein: MSNRLLPYDTIIKAHEGDPIAIQAVLDRYAGYIRYFSKMNGYYNSDMEDYIRTKLIESLFKFRLDR; encoded by the coding sequence ATGAGTAACCGACTTCTCCCCTATGACACTATCATAAAGGCACATGAGGGCGACCCCATAGCGATACAAGCCGTCCTTGACCGATACGCTGGATATATCCGCTACTTCTCTAAGATGAACGGCTATTACAACTCTGATATGGAGGACTACATCAGAACAAAGCTGATTGAAAGCCTGTTCAAGTTCCGGCTTGACCGATAA
- a CDS encoding ABC-2 transporter permease — protein MKSLVLKDLFNIGHNAKSMLFILVVFAVALIPFSGVEGYIFVCAILCSMMIVTTFSFDDSSKWTRYAMIMPVSKKELVAGKFMVLAIFCAIGSLFGLIIGFIGGLITHKIVLDIVGIGELLFLTLVAWVISLIFGSMSIPLVFKFGAEKGRVLLLVSFLIPAGICFGIYQLLTMLGVALTDQIVFILLCCSPLLALAWCYVMYQISYRIFVKQEL, from the coding sequence ATGAAAAGTCTTGTTTTGAAAGATTTATTTAATATCGGCCACAATGCGAAATCTATGCTATTCATCCTTGTGGTTTTTGCCGTTGCGCTTATTCCGTTTTCCGGCGTAGAAGGCTATATTTTTGTATGTGCGATTTTGTGCAGCATGATGATTGTAACAACCTTTTCTTTTGATGACAGTTCTAAATGGACACGGTATGCTATGATAATGCCAGTTTCCAAGAAAGAATTGGTTGCTGGAAAATTTATGGTGCTGGCTATCTTCTGCGCCATTGGCAGCCTCTTTGGGCTGATTATTGGTTTTATCGGTGGCCTAATCACACATAAAATCGTACTCGACATAGTAGGGATTGGAGAGCTTCTGTTTTTGACACTCGTTGCATGGGTAATCTCCCTTATTTTTGGAAGTATGTCAATTCCTCTTGTGTTCAAGTTTGGCGCAGAAAAAGGCCGTGTTCTGCTATTAGTATCATTCCTCATTCCGGCAGGGATTTGCTTTGGAATATATCAGCTTCTTACTATGCTGGGAGTTGCATTGACAGACCAGATTGTATTTATTCTTCTCTGCTGCTCACCGCTTCTGGCGTTGGCATGGTGCTATGTGATGTATCAAATCAGTTATCGCATTTTTGTAAAGCAAGAGCTTTGA
- a CDS encoding GntR family transcriptional regulator, which produces MEIIISSNTSKPIYEQITSQIKAMIMSGELKTGDPIPSMRALAKSIHVSVITVQKAYEDLQRDGFIETTVGRGSFVSAQNKDFYQEEQQRLAEEHLQEAADIGRISGISLEKLIELLTIFYQEED; this is translated from the coding sequence GTGGAAATTATCATAAGCAGTAATACGAGCAAGCCAATTTATGAGCAGATAACTTCACAGATAAAAGCCATGATTATGAGTGGCGAGTTAAAAACCGGCGATCCTATTCCCTCTATGCGGGCGCTGGCAAAGTCCATTCATGTGAGTGTTATTACCGTTCAAAAAGCGTATGAAGATTTGCAAAGGGACGGTTTTATTGAAACAACGGTAGGCCGAGGAAGTTTTGTGTCGGCACAGAACAAAGACTTTTATCAGGAAGAACAGCAGAGATTGGCCGAAGAACATTTGCAAGAGGCCGCCGATATTGGGCGGATAAGTGGAATATCGTTGGAAAAACTGATTGAATTACTGACGATATTTTATCAAGAGGAGGATTAA